The following are encoded in a window of Ricinus communis isolate WT05 ecotype wild-type chromosome 4, ASM1957865v1, whole genome shotgun sequence genomic DNA:
- the LOC107260843 gene encoding protein FAM32A-like, producing MSAYENVVGGKLKLKGKALNVKAGGMKKKKKHKQHQDEVSQVVNKELLEGQNTEELAAPSEDGVNESDKLGEEGKTASYDDYMTPAERRYMEQREKIDIHRMAKEANKSHRDRIQDFNQYLANMSEHYDIPKVGPG from the exons ATGTCAGCATATGAGAATGTCGTTGGTGGAAAGCTGAAGCTGAAGGGGAAAGCCTTGAATGTGAAGGCTGGTgggatgaagaagaaaaagaaacataagcaGCACCAAGATGAAGTTTCTCAAGTCGTCAACAAAGAGCTTTTAGAAG GTCAAAACACAGAAGAATTAGCTGCACCTAGTGAGGATGGTGTAAATGAAAGTGACAAATTGGGTGAAGAAGGGAAGACTGCTTCTTATGATGATTATATGACACCTGCGGAGAGACGATACATGGAGCAAAGAGAGAAGATTGATATTCATAGGATGGCGAAGGAAGCTAATAAATCTCACCGTGACAGGATTCAAGATTTCAACCAGTACTTGGCCAATATGAGTGAGCATTATGACATTCCTAAAGTTGGTCCTGGCTGA
- the LOC8259960 gene encoding V-type proton ATPase catalytic subunit A, whose amino-acid sequence MPSVYGARLTTFEDSEKESEYGYVRKVSGPVVVADGMAGAAMYELVRVGHDKLIGEIIRLEGDSATIQVYEETAGLTVNDPVLRTHKPLSVELGPGILGNIFDGIQRPLKTIAKRSGDVYIPRGVSVPALDKDLLWEFQPKKIGEGDLVTGGDLYATVFENSLMQHHVVLPPDAMGKITYIAPPGQYSLKDTVLELEFQGVKKQFTMLQTWPVRTPRPVASKLAADTPLLTGQRVLDALFPSVLGGTCAIPGAFGCGKTVISQALSKYSNSDTVVYVGCGERGNEMAEVLMDFPQLTMTLPDGREESVMKRTTLVANTSNMPVAAREASIYTGITIAEYFRDMGYNVSMMADSTSRWAEALREISGRLAEMPADSGYPAYLAARLASFYERAGKVKCLGSPERSGSVTIVGAVSPPGGDFSDPVTSATLSIVQVFWGLDKKLAQRKHFPSVNWLISYSKYSSALESFYEQFDPDFINIRTKAREVLQREDDLNEIVQLVGKDALAEADKITLETAKLLREDYLAQNAFTPYDKFCPFYKSVWMMRNIIHFYNLANQAVERAAGMDGQKITYSLIKHRLGDLFYRLVSQKFEDPAEGEAALVAKFNKLHDDLTAGFRALEDETR is encoded by the exons ATGCCGTCAGTGTACGGTGCTCGATTGACAACATTCGAAGATTCTGAGAAGGAGAGCGAGTATGGTTACGTTCGTAAG GTATCAGGACCAGTCGTGGTCGCAGATGGCATGGCTGGTGCTGCTATGTATGAATTGGTACGTGTTGGCCATGACAAACTAATTGGTGAAATCATTCGGCTGGAAGGAGATTCTGCTACAATTCAAG TTTATGAGGAAACAGCTGGTTTGACAGTGAATGACCCTGTCCTTCGGACACACAAA CCTCTATCTGTGGAGTTGGGACCAGGAATACTAGGGAACATATTTGATGGAATTCAG aggcCTTTGAAAACCATTGCCAAAAGATCTGGTGATGTCTATATCCCTCGCGGTGTCTCTGTTCCAGCTCTTGACAAAGATTTACTCTGGGAATTTCAGCCTAAAAAAATAg GTGAAGGAGATCTTGTCACTGGCGGAGACTTATATGCA ACTGTCTTTGAAAACAGTCTAATGCAACATCATGTTGTACTTCCACCTGATGCTATGGGCAAAATCACTTACATTGCGCCGCCTGGTCAATATTCATTGAAG GACACTGTTTTGGAGCTTGAGTTTCAGGGTGTGAAGAAGCAGTTTACTATGCTTCAG ACTTGGCCAGTACGTACACCAAGACCTGTTGCATCAAAGCTTGCTGCTGATACCCCTCTACTTACTGGCCAG CGTGTTCTTGATGCCCTTTTCCCTTCAGTTCTTGGTGGAACTTGCGCTATACCTGGGGCATTTGGGTGCGGGAAAACTGTCATTAGTCAAGCTCTTTCCAAG TACTCTAACTCAGATACCGTAGTTTATGTTGGGTGTGGAGAAAGAGGAAATGAAATGGCAGAG GTGCTTATGGATTTTCCACAATTGACAATGACATTGCCTGATGGTCGTGAAGAATCTGTTATGAAGCGCACAACACTTGTGGCCAACACTTCTAATATGCCTGTGGCTGCTCGTGAGGCTTCAATTTACACAG GAATCACGATAGCTGAATACTTCAGAGATATGGGTTACAATGTCAGCATGATGGCAGATTCAACATCTCGTTGGGCAGAAGCATTGCGTGAAATCTCTGGGCGGCTG GCAGAAATGCCGGCAGATAGTGGATATCCTGCTTACTTAGCAGCACGTCTGGCCTCATTTTATGAACGTGCTGGTAAAGTAAAATGTTTGGGGTCGCCAGAACGTTCCGGTAGTGTCACAATTGTTGGTGCTGTTTCTCCACCTGGTGGAGATTTTTCAGACCCTGTTACATCTGCTACCCTCAGCATTGTCCAG GTCTTCTGGGGTTTGGACAAGAAACTTGCCCAGAGGAAGCATTTCCCTTCTGTAAACTGGCTCATTTCCTATTCGAAGTATTCATCG GCATTGGAGTCTTTCTACGAACAATTTGATCCTGATTTTATCAACATCAGGACAAAGGCTCGAGAAGTGCTTCAGAGAGAAGATGACTTGAACGAAATTGTCCAA CTTGTGGGAAAGGATGCTTTAGCTGAAGCAGATAAGATTACGCTGGAGACTGCAAAGCTTTTGAGGGAAGACTATCTTGCTCAGAATGCATTCACTCC ATATGACAAGTTTTGTCCTTTCTACAAGTCTGTTTGGATGATGCGCAACATAATACATTTTTACAATTTGGCCAATCAG GCTGTGGAGAGAGCAGCTGGTATGGATGGCCAAAAGATTACTTACAGTCTCATCAAGCATCGGTTGGGAGATCTGTTCTACCGATTAGT GTCTCAGAAATTTGAGGATCCAGCAGAAGGAGAAGCAGCTCTTGTGGCCAAATTCAACAAGTTGCATGATGATCTAACTGCAGGTTTCCGTGCACTGGAGGATGAGACCCGATGA
- the LOC8259959 gene encoding GDSL esterase/lipase At4g18970 has product MFISKSMRSAVFLVLAVTLKLSSTLASGNPQVPCYFIFGASYYDNGNNNRLITLARANYRPYGIDFPQGPTGRFTNGRTTGDFLAKFLGFKDFIPPFANASYHQRAPNNDILKGVNYASGSSGILKETSKHVGARICMDGQLQNHQTAVSRIASILGNKDAAKNHLNKCLYTVAIGDNDYIGNYFLPLLYNTSSRYSPEQFATKLIQKFTLQLTTLYNLGARKIAVFGIPPLDCSPSATKASRSAGKCVEERTHSISIFNSRLRQLVDGLNKNLTNSKFMSVNTYGISRSSLSRFKVTDAACCKVEERVGITTCIPHGRSCDNRNEYMWWDAVHQTEAAYKIIAERAYKSQSPSDTYPVDISRLVRS; this is encoded by the exons atgtttatttcaaaaagCATGAGGTCTGCAGTGTTTTTGGTGCTGGCGGTGACACTGAAGTTGTCGTCAACTTTGGCAAGTGGAAACCCACAGGTGCCTTGCTACTTCATTTTTGGAGCTTCCTATTACGACAATGGCAATAATAACCGTCTTATAACGCTGGCTAGAGCCAACTATCGCCCTTATGGAATTGATTTTCCCCAAGGACCTACTGGAAGATTCACAAATGGTCGCACCACTGGTGACTTCTTAG CTAAATTTCTTGGATTCAAGGATTTCATCCCGCCGTTTGCAAATGCAAGTTATCATCAACGTGCCCCTAATAATGACATACTCAAAGGTGTAAATTATGCCTCTGGTTCTTCTGGGATTCTTAAAGAAACCTCGAAGCATGTG GGCGCACGAATCTGCATGGATGGGCAGCTACAGAATCATCAAACTGCAGTCTCACGCATTGCAAGCATATTAGGCAACAAAGACGCCGCTAAAAACCACCTTAACAAGTGCTTATACACTGTTGCAATAGGCGACAACGACTATATCGGCAACTATTTTTTGCCATTACTCTACAATACAAGCTCCCGTTATTCTCCTGAGCAATTTGCCACTAAACTCATTCAAAAATTCACTCTACAGTTGACG ACCCTTTACAACCTCGGAGCCAGGAAGATTGCAGTCTTTGGAATACCTCCACTCGATTGCTCTCCTTCTGCTACTAAAGCCTCTCGGAGCGCAGGCAAATGTGTAGAGGAAAGGACACATTCAATCAGCATTTTCAACAGCAGGCTTAGACAACTTGTTGATGGCCTCAATAAAAATCTAACAAATTCCAAATTTATGTCGGTCAACACCTATGGGATATCTAGATCTTCATTATCTC GTTTCAAGGTGACAGATGCGGCATGCTGTAAAGTAGAGGAACGAGTTGGCATTACAACATGTATTCCGCATGGTAGAAGCTGTGACAACAGGAATGAGTACATGTGGTGGGATGCAGTTCATCAGACGGAGGCTGCTTATAAGATAATTGCAGAAAGAGCATACAAGTCTCAGTCTCCTTCTGATACTTACCCAGTTGATATCAGTCGCCTGGTTCGATCGTAG
- the LOC107260837 gene encoding uncharacterized protein LOC107260837 has protein sequence MTFTHTSKFPNLILCSFKPNKLNLSSPKPRIIPPTDRLIDFGKYKGKMLGALPSTYLKWVSKNLRAGDFEHWAELADRVLQDKVYQDRLEWEFLDKVLNGSNGDDDDGAVSQLLEISERFGWDNEDKVGWSRVNFELLGTSRGGRIPRKVSPSGFKQVEELDLDNEEKVRVLSQPEMRRKERRERAKLKKEADRKREKLGIVLKTKDKIVNGMENLSEIIDEEEDAVEIINNPFPGRQALFKKVLNY, from the coding sequence ATGACTTTCACTCACACCTCCAAATTTCCCAACTTAATACTATGCTCTTTCAAACCCAACAAACTAAATTTATCCTCCCCCAAACCCCGCATTATCCCGCCGACAGACAGACTTATTGACTTCGGCAAGTACAAGGGCAAAATGCTAGGCGCCCTCCCATCAACCTACCTGAAATGGGTTTCCAAGAACCTCCGCGCCGGCGACTTCGAGCACTGGGCAGAGTTAGCAGACCGAGTCCTCCAAGACAAGGTCTACCAGGACAGACTGGAGTGGGAATTTCTCGATAAAGTGTTGAACGGGAGCaatggtgatgatgatgatggtgcAGTTTCTCAACTATTGGAGATTAGTGAAAGATTTGGTTGGGATAATGAAGATAAAGTAGGGTGGAGTCGAGTGAACTTTGAGCTATTGGGTACTAGCAGAGGCGGCAGAATTCCAAGAAAGGTGTCGCCCAGTGGTTTTAAACAAGTAGAGGAGTTGGACTTGGATAACGAAGAGAAAGTTAGGGTTCTGTCACAGCCTGAAATGAGAAGGAAGGAGAGAAGAGAGCGAGCCAAATTGAAGAAAGAGGCGGATAGGAAGAGGGAGAAGTTGGGGATTGTATTGAAGACTAAGGATAAAATTGTAAACGGGATGGAGAATTTGAGTGAAATaatagatgaagaagaagatgcgGTGGAGATCATCAACAATCCATTCCCTGGACGCCAAGCTCTCTTCAAAAAAGTGCTCAATTACTAA